In Dromiciops gliroides isolate mDroGli1 chromosome 4, mDroGli1.pri, whole genome shotgun sequence, one DNA window encodes the following:
- the MCL1 gene encoding LOW QUALITY PROTEIN: induced myeloid leukemia cell differentiation protein Mcl-1 (The sequence of the model RefSeq protein was modified relative to this genomic sequence to represent the inferred CDS: deleted 1 base in 1 codon), with the protein MLGPFKKNAVIGLNLYCGGAGLGAGSGTGAPPSGGRLLASGKGTAVESSPPQRDGEVEVGTAAAAAATVGLIGGSGGASPPDPMVPGVRGVARPAPIGAEAPDVTAAPPRPVFFAPGRRSSPTEVADGAADAVMSPEDELDGYEPEPPGKRPARLSVLALAREGGDSLSSAQGSLPSTPPPAEEEEEDELYGQSLELITRYLREQAVGTKDAKPLRSGKALETLRRVGDGVQRNHETAFQGMLRKLDIKNEEDIKAVSRVVTHVFSDGVTNWGRIVTLISFGAFVAKHLKSINQESCIDPLAESITDVLVKTKRDWLIKQKGWEGFVEFFHVEDLEGGIRNVLLAFAGVAGVGAGLAYLIR; encoded by the exons ATGTTAGGCCCTTTTAAGAAGAACGCCGTCATCGGCCTCAATCTCTACTGCGGCGGGGCCGGCTTGGGCGCCGGCAGCGGCACTGGCGCTCCCCCGTCCGGTGGGCGCCTGCTGGCCTCTGGCAAAGGGACGGCAGTGGAGAGTTCCCCGCCGCAACGCGACGGAGAAGTCGAAGTAGggacggcggcggcggcggcggccacGGTGGGGTTAATTGGCGGAAGCGGCGGCGCGAGTCCCCCAGACCCCATGGTGCCGGGCGTCCGG GGGGTCGCGCGGCCTGCGCCCATTGGCGCGGAGGCTCCCGACGTCACCGCCGCCCCGCCGAGACCGGTCTTCTTCGCGCCAGGCCGCCGCTCGTCGCCCACCGAGGTGGCAGACGGGGCGGCGGACGCCGTCATGTCCCCCGAGGACGAGCTGGACGGTTACGAACCCGAGCCCCCCGGGAAGCGACCCGCCCGTCTGTCCGTGCTGGCCCTGGCCAGAGAGGGCGGGGACAGCCTGAGTAGCGCCCAGGGTTCGCTGCCCTCGACGCCTCCCCCGGccgaggaggaagaggaagatgaactGTACGGGCAGTCCTTGGAACTGATCACCCGGTACCTTCGAGAGCAGGCGGTGGGCACCAAGGACGCCAAGCCCCTGCGCAGCGGGAAGGCCCTGGAGACCCTGCGGCGCGTGGGAGACGGCGTCCAGCGCAACCACGAGACGGCCTTCCAAG GCATGCTTCGGAAGCTGGACATCAAGAACGAGGAGGACATTAAAGCTGTGTCTCGAGTAGTAACGCATGTCTTCAGTGATGGAGTAACGAATTGGGGCCGAATTGTGACTCTCATTTCTTTCGGTGCCTTTGTGGCAAAGCACTTGAAGAGCATAAACCAAGAAAGCTGCATAGACCCACTGGCAGAAAGCATAACAGATGTCCTGGTCAAGACCAAAAGGGACTGGCTGATTAAGCAAAAGGGCTGG gaGGGGTTTGTGGAATTCTTTCATGTAGAGGACCTAGAAGGTGGCATCAGAAATGTGCTGCTCGCCTTTGCCGGTGTTGCAGGAGTAGGAGCTGGTCTGGCATATCTAATAAGATAG